Proteins from a single region of Belliella baltica DSM 15883:
- the hemC gene encoding hydroxymethylbilane synthase yields the protein MQNIKIGTRGSKLALWQAYHVADLLKSNGINSEIVIIDTKGDKILDVSIAKIGSKGVFTEELEDQLASGQIDIAVHSAKDMQSSLPDGFEIIAFTEREKVNDIILSHHTDIDYKNPKKPLILGTSSTRRVATLKHYYPHIQTVEVRGNLQTRIAKMESGVCDALLLAYAGAHRMGYDDLIRHELSLDEFTPAVGQGSVAIEAATVMNPEIKSKIIAATNHQETNFRLQAERAYLRVLEGGCSIPVFALADIQKNTLTLKGGIVSLDGSKRIIHQLSGEAKNAEQLGKSLAEKVFQSGGLEILNDIKSTLNK from the coding sequence ATGCAAAACATCAAAATAGGGACTAGAGGAAGTAAGTTGGCTCTCTGGCAAGCTTATCATGTCGCCGATCTTTTGAAATCAAATGGTATAAATAGTGAAATTGTCATTATTGATACTAAAGGTGACAAAATTCTAGACGTTTCAATTGCTAAAATAGGTAGCAAAGGAGTATTTACAGAGGAGCTAGAAGATCAATTAGCTAGCGGACAAATTGATATTGCTGTACATAGTGCCAAAGACATGCAGTCATCTTTACCTGATGGATTTGAAATAATCGCATTTACAGAACGTGAAAAAGTGAATGACATAATTCTAAGCCACCATACAGATATTGATTATAAAAACCCAAAAAAACCTTTAATCCTTGGCACCTCCTCAACTAGGAGAGTGGCCACACTAAAACACTATTATCCTCATATTCAAACAGTAGAGGTTCGAGGTAACTTGCAAACAAGAATTGCTAAAATGGAATCAGGTGTTTGCGATGCCCTTTTACTTGCTTATGCAGGTGCTCATAGAATGGGCTATGATGATTTGATTAGGCATGAATTATCTTTGGATGAATTCACTCCCGCAGTAGGACAAGGCAGTGTTGCCATCGAAGCCGCAACTGTGATGAACCCTGAAATTAAATCTAAAATCATCGCTGCAACAAATCATCAAGAAACGAATTTTAGACTCCAAGCTGAAAGAGCTTATTTGAGAGTATTAGAGGGTGGCTGTAGCATTCCCGTATTTGCCTTAGCAGATATTCAAAAAAACACACTTACACTCAAAGGTGGAATCGTAAGCCTAGATGGCTCAAAAAGAATCATTCATCAGCTATCAGGTGAAGCTAAAAATGCTGAGCAACTCGGCAAATCCTTAGCAGAAAAAGTGTTCCAATCTGGAGGACTGGAAATATTAAATGACATAAAATCTACATTAAACAAATGA
- a CDS encoding peptidylprolyl isomerase, with the protein MKLRNLFLIGLSILAFSSCSVEKDYLIKIETRHGDMYALLFDETPKHKSNFIELAENGRFDSTQFHRVIENFMVQGGDVFGKENLPRDEWYTIPEEINPELIHGKGMIAAARMGNNVNPERASSGSQFYIVQGKVYDKLELVTDMRLLGQKFNQYISLESNKELRENYYQLYQAQELDSMNKVMLSTKTLLEDFYNINLDKKMTPQQIETYTTDGGTPHLDNEYTVFGKIIKGLDVMETIAKEKTGLQDKPLEPVYIKVSVSHINKKKITKEFGYTYE; encoded by the coding sequence ATGAAACTAAGAAACCTATTTTTGATTGGACTATCCATTTTAGCTTTTTCCAGCTGTTCTGTTGAAAAAGATTATTTGATCAAAATCGAGACCCGTCATGGTGATATGTATGCTTTACTTTTTGATGAAACACCGAAACACAAGAGTAATTTTATAGAATTAGCAGAAAATGGAAGATTTGACTCAACCCAATTCCACAGGGTGATAGAAAACTTTATGGTTCAGGGTGGAGATGTTTTTGGAAAAGAAAATCTACCCAGAGATGAATGGTACACTATCCCAGAAGAAATCAATCCTGAATTAATCCATGGGAAAGGAATGATTGCTGCTGCTAGAATGGGCAATAATGTAAATCCAGAAAGAGCCTCAAGCGGATCTCAATTTTACATCGTACAAGGAAAAGTCTATGATAAGTTGGAGCTGGTAACTGACATGCGCTTATTAGGGCAAAAATTCAATCAGTACATTAGCTTAGAAAGCAATAAAGAATTAAGAGAAAATTATTACCAACTTTATCAAGCTCAAGAATTAGATTCGATGAATAAAGTAATGCTGAGCACCAAAACTCTCTTGGAAGATTTTTACAATATTAATTTAGATAAAAAAATGACCCCTCAGCAAATTGAAACTTACACTACTGATGGAGGGACGCCACATTTGGACAACGAATACACTGTTTTTGGCAAAATTATAAAAGGCCTTGATGTAATGGAAACGATAGCAAAAGAGAAAACTGGCTTGCAAGACAAACCCCTAGAGCCTGTTTACATAAAAGTGAGTGTTTCCCACATCAACAAAAAGAAAATCACCAAGGAATTTGGGTACACTTATGAATGA
- a CDS encoding SDR family oxidoreductase — protein sequence MNESSKKTILITGANGLLGQKLVLQILEEDQFIVIPTGLGDCRITDLRAKDRWKSLDITNRDEVLDLFESFKPDFVINTAAMTNVDICEAEKNTCVKLNIYGVNNLIHACETLKSHLVHLSTDFIFDGEAGPYSEEDAPNPVNYYGWTKMKAEENIKNAKIKWSIIRTVLVYGIANDMSRSNIILWVKNSLEKGETLQLVNDQFRTPTLAEDLAEGCLLVIKKQAEGVFNISGKDLLTPYDMAIATADYFNLDKSKIKKTNSKAFTQKAKRPMKTGFIIDKAINNLGYSPKSFMDGIGILSKQLKLANS from the coding sequence ATGAATGAATCCAGTAAAAAAACCATCCTGATCACAGGAGCAAATGGACTTTTAGGACAAAAACTAGTTCTCCAAATACTTGAAGAGGATCAATTTATTGTCATACCTACAGGCCTAGGAGACTGTCGCATTACAGATTTACGAGCCAAAGACAGATGGAAATCTTTGGACATCACTAATAGAGATGAAGTTTTAGACCTTTTTGAAAGTTTCAAACCGGATTTTGTCATCAATACAGCTGCTATGACAAATGTGGACATTTGCGAAGCAGAAAAAAATACCTGTGTTAAATTAAATATCTATGGCGTAAATAATTTAATTCATGCTTGTGAGACACTTAAAAGCCATCTGGTTCATTTATCTACGGATTTTATATTTGATGGAGAAGCTGGTCCATATTCCGAAGAGGATGCTCCAAACCCAGTAAATTATTATGGCTGGACAAAAATGAAAGCCGAGGAAAATATAAAGAATGCAAAAATAAAATGGTCTATCATCCGAACTGTTCTTGTTTATGGAATTGCCAATGACATGAGTAGATCTAATATTATACTTTGGGTGAAGAATTCCCTTGAAAAGGGCGAAACCTTACAGCTGGTAAATGACCAATTCAGAACACCAACATTAGCGGAAGACCTAGCGGAAGGTTGCCTTTTAGTAATCAAAAAACAAGCTGAAGGAGTCTTTAATATATCAGGAAAAGATCTACTTACGCCATATGATATGGCTATTGCTACCGCAGATTATTTTAATTTAGATAAATCAAAGATTAAGAAAACTAACTCTAAGGCATTTACTCAAAAGGCCAAAAGGCCAATGAAAACTGGCTTTATCATCGACAAAGCCATCAACAACTTGGGGTATTCTCCCAAAAGTTTTATGGATGGAATTGGTATTTTATCAAAACAACTTAAATTAGCCAATTCTTAA
- a CDS encoding sodium-dependent transporter: MAVKPDTESRGQWGSSLGFIMAAAGSAVGLGNIWRFPYITGENGGGAFVFVYILCVILIGIPLLFNELAIGRLTGKNPIGAMKIASKNKLWMIPGIMSVVICFMVLTYYSVIAGWTVGYIITELINIPVDFEVFIRTPEYIIPLTFFFMVITILVILGGVSGGIEKASKLLMPVLFILIILIAGRSVTLEGASEGIKYYLQPDFSKIDGGVILAALGQAFFSMSVGWGLMVTYGSYLPKSSNLVSSGLWIGAIDSFVALLGGLMIFPAVFALGLKPDEGPSLVFKILPEVFNQIPGGSIVGAAFFLLLMVAALTSTISMLEVPVGYLIDEKKVSRKKAAWGVGIAAMLISIPAILSSIDGNVFNTVTMKIGSISKTGWFDIMDWTFGTLAVTVLCLLFAIFSGWSFKTSELVDEIAIGSPSFKKKLFFGLSAGNIWAFFIRYVCPIVIGLVLLNLFGVFGAPETGG, translated from the coding sequence ATGGCAGTAAAACCCGATACTGAAAGTAGAGGTCAATGGGGCTCTAGTCTAGGATTTATTATGGCAGCAGCAGGTTCTGCGGTCGGATTAGGAAACATTTGGAGATTCCCATATATCACTGGAGAAAATGGTGGTGGCGCGTTTGTATTTGTTTATATACTTTGTGTCATTCTTATTGGGATTCCACTATTATTCAATGAACTAGCGATCGGGCGCCTCACTGGTAAAAATCCAATCGGAGCTATGAAAATAGCTTCAAAAAATAAACTTTGGATGATTCCTGGCATCATGAGTGTTGTAATCTGTTTCATGGTTTTGACTTACTATTCTGTCATTGCGGGCTGGACTGTTGGTTACATCATCACAGAGTTAATCAATATTCCCGTTGATTTTGAAGTTTTCATCAGAACACCTGAGTATATTATTCCTCTGACCTTCTTTTTTATGGTGATCACTATTTTGGTAATCCTAGGAGGTGTATCAGGAGGAATTGAAAAAGCATCAAAGCTTTTGATGCCAGTTTTATTTATTCTCATCATCTTGATCGCTGGAAGAAGTGTTACTTTGGAAGGAGCTAGTGAAGGCATCAAATATTATTTACAACCTGATTTCTCTAAAATCGATGGCGGTGTAATTTTAGCTGCTTTGGGACAGGCTTTTTTCTCGATGAGTGTTGGTTGGGGACTTATGGTAACATACGGCTCGTACCTTCCTAAAAGCTCCAATTTGGTGAGTAGTGGTTTGTGGATTGGTGCTATCGATAGTTTTGTGGCTCTTCTTGGTGGATTAATGATCTTCCCAGCTGTATTTGCATTAGGCTTAAAGCCAGATGAAGGTCCTTCATTAGTATTCAAAATATTACCTGAAGTCTTCAATCAAATCCCAGGCGGATCGATAGTTGGAGCAGCATTCTTCCTACTTTTGATGGTGGCAGCTCTTACCTCTACCATCTCTATGCTAGAAGTTCCAGTTGGATACTTGATCGATGAAAAGAAAGTCTCTAGAAAGAAAGCTGCTTGGGGAGTTGGAATAGCTGCAATGCTTATCTCAATTCCTGCAATACTAAGCTCTATCGATGGCAATGTATTCAATACGGTGACTATGAAAATCGGCTCTATTTCGAAGACAGGCTGGTTTGACATCATGGATTGGACATTTGGAACATTAGCTGTTACAGTTCTTTGTCTATTGTTTGCCATATTCTCAGGATGGTCATTTAAGACGAGTGAATTGGTAGATGAAATTGCTATCGGTTCTCCAAGTTTCAAGAAAAAATTATTCTTTGGCCTCAGTGCTGGAAATATCTGGGCTTTCTTTATCAGATATGTGTGTCCTATCGTAATTGGTCTTGTTTTATTAAACTTATTCGGAGTGTTTGGCGCACCAGAAACAGGCGGTTAA
- a CDS encoding response regulator, translating into MKVLVVDDDAINRLILQKLFEKENNTVKTAQNGCEAMQLLNDESDFNIVITDIMMPEMDGIQLLAEIKLNDKISRIPIIGFTAGDIDYFRQISTIAFDRLLPKPMDFYELYDIAHGFVNKSLN; encoded by the coding sequence ATGAAAGTTCTTGTTGTTGATGATGATGCAATAAATAGACTAATTCTTCAGAAGCTTTTTGAAAAAGAAAATAACACTGTAAAGACAGCACAAAATGGCTGTGAAGCAATGCAGCTTTTGAATGATGAAAGTGATTTTAATATTGTAATCACAGATATAATGATGCCTGAGATGGATGGTATTCAGCTCTTGGCAGAAATAAAGCTAAATGATAAAATTAGCAGAATCCCAATTATCGGTTTTACAGCTGGAGATATTGATTACTTTCGTCAAATAAGTACAATAGCTTTTGATAGGTTACTACCAAAACCAATGGATTTCTATGAATTATATGACATAGCGCATGGATTTGTAAATAAGAGCCTTAATTGA
- a CDS encoding porin family protein, whose amino-acid sequence MKNIIILIFVFLMAGSLSAQDFSIGPKFGVSQANIEVNGDGFKAGDDKMGYHVGLFVRMGGASIFVQPEFLYTSTGGFIIDENNNATIETTINRLDIPMMVGFKVLKFFRLQAGPIASILLDQSFGDDPIAATQNIDYRSSTIGYQAGIGLDLGNLILDAKYESSLGKIAGSVAGFETDQRQTQLVLSAGFRLF is encoded by the coding sequence ATGAAAAATATCATCATTTTGATCTTTGTCTTTCTAATGGCAGGTTCATTGAGTGCTCAAGACTTCTCTATTGGCCCAAAATTCGGAGTTTCCCAAGCCAACATTGAGGTTAATGGAGATGGATTTAAAGCAGGAGATGATAAAATGGGCTACCATGTTGGGCTGTTTGTCAGAATGGGCGGCGCATCAATTTTTGTTCAACCTGAGTTTCTTTATACGAGTACTGGTGGCTTTATTATAGATGAAAACAATAATGCAACAATCGAAACAACAATTAATCGACTAGATATCCCAATGATGGTTGGCTTTAAAGTTTTAAAATTTTTTAGATTACAAGCTGGCCCAATTGCAAGTATATTACTAGACCAATCTTTTGGCGATGATCCAATAGCTGCCACTCAAAATATCGATTACAGAAGCTCAACAATAGGTTATCAAGCTGGAATAGGATTGGATTTGGGAAACCTTATATTAGATGCCAAATATGAAAGCTCTTTAGGTAAAATAGCCGGTAGTGTAGCAGGTTTTGAAACTGACCAAAGGCAAACCCAGCTTGTCCTTTCTGCTGGATTTAGATTGTTTTAA